In Citrus sinensis cultivar Valencia sweet orange chromosome 4, DVS_A1.0, whole genome shotgun sequence, one DNA window encodes the following:
- the LOC102622086 gene encoding BTB/POZ domain and ankyrin repeat-containing protein NPR1-like isoform X8, with product MVLDGIMENANEKSASLSFVSSNPTCWSINQSTGTCDLDNLNLRRQSSNPEEPSLDAEIVVEGKSVAVNRSILSERSQFFRRLFNLRNDGSVSEGKPKYLLTDLVPHGKVGYEAFNDTLHYIYTGKLKAPPPEVSACVDDACVHVSCPPTINYVIELMYASAALQMKKLVIRLELWLLNLVEKALVEDVIPILVAALHCQLNHLRSFCIQRIAKSNLDNVCLEKELPDEVSSEIKSLRVKSNQESEANIVEVDPMHAKIVRRIHKALDSDDVELLKLLLDVSSVTLDDAYALHYAAAYCNPKVFKEVLNMGSAGLNLKDARGQTVLHVAARRNEPEVMVTVLSKGACASETTSDGQTAVAICRRMTRLKDYLEATKQGQGTNKDRLCIDVLEREMRRNSMSENLAMPSEVMDDHFQAKLDYLENTVAFVRLFPSEARVAMEIAGADTATSLSALGQKGLSGNLKEIDLNETPSMQVKRRQLRLLTLLKTGFSFQLEFLYSALLGVIRCIKRERTFVAGMPT from the exons ATGGTTCTTGATGGTATCATGGAAAATGCGAACGAAAAGTCAGCATCTTTGAGTTTTGTCTCATCAAATCCGACTTGTTGGTCCATTAATCAATCAACAGGCACTTGTGATCTTGATAATTTGAACTTAAGGAGGCAAAGCAGCAATCCTGAAGAGCCGTCCCTTGACGCTGAGATTGTTGTTGAGGGCAAATCAGTGGCGGTTAATCGCAGCATATTGTCTGAGCGCAGTCAATTTTTTCGTCGGCTTTTTAATTTGAGAAATGATGGTTCTGTCAGTGAGGGGAAACCCAAGTATCTTTTGACTGATTTGGTGCCTCATGGGAAGGTTGGATATGAAGCTTTCAATGATACCTTGCATTATATTTACACTGGGAAGCTTAAGGCACCTCCTCCAGAAGTGTCCGCGTGTGTTGATGATGCTTGTGTTCATGTTTCTTGCCCTCCTactattaattatgttattgaGTTGATGTATGCTTCTGCTGCTCTTCAGATGAAAAAACTCGTTATTCGTTTAGAG CTTTGGCTTCTGAACTTGGTTGAGAAGGCTCTTGTGGAAGATGTAATCCCAATTCTCGTGGCTGCCTTGCATTGCCAACTGAACCACCTCCGTTCTTTCTGCATCCAGAGAATTGCAAAGTCAAATCTTGACAATGTTTGTCTCGAGAAAGAGCTTCCTGATGAAGTTTCAAGTGAAATCAAATCACTCCGTGTCAAATCTAACCAGGAGTCTGAAGCTAATATAGTAGAAGTGGATCCTATGCATGCAAAAATAGTCAGAAGAATCCACAAGGCGCTGGACTCTGATGATGTTGAACTGTTGAAGCTTCTTCTGGATGTATCTAGTGTCACTCTGGATGATGCTTACGCTCTGCACTATGCTGCTGCCTACTGCAACCCTAAGGTTTTTAAGGAAGTGCTCAATATGGGCTCGGCTGGTCTCAATCTTAAGGATGCAAGAGGACAGACGGTCCTTCATGTGGCTGCAAGGCGTAATGAGCCAGAAGTGATGGTGACTGTGCTGAGCAAGGGAGCATGCGCATCAGAAACTACATCAGATGGGCAAACAGCTGTAGCAATCTGTCGGAGAATGACAAGGCTAAAGGATTATCTTGAAGCTACAAAGCAGGGGCAGGGAACTAACAAAGACCGGTTATGCATTGATGTCCTTgagagagagatgagaagGAACTCCATGTCTGAGAACTTGGCAATGCCATCAGAGGTGATGGATGATCATTTCCAAGCGAAGCTGGACTATCTAGAAAATACAG TGGCTTTTGTACGGTTGTTTCCTTCTGAAGCGAGAGTAGCTATGGAAATAGCAGGTGCAGATACCGCCACTAGCCTTTCAGCATTAGGTCAGAAAGGACTAAGTGGGAACTTAAAGGAGATTGATTTGAATGAAACGCCCTCTATGCAAGTCAAGAGACGCCAATTGAGACTGCTAACTCTGCTTAAAACAG GTTTCTCCTTCCAATTGGAATTTCTTTATAGTGCTCTGTTAGGTGTAATCAGATGTATCAAAAGAGAAAGG ACTTTTGTTGCAGGTATGCCTACATAA
- the LOC102622086 gene encoding BTB/POZ domain and ankyrin repeat-containing protein NPR1-like isoform X12 produces MVLDGIMENANEKSASLSFVSSNPTCWSINQSTGTCDLDNLNLRRQSSNPEEPSLDAEIVVEGKSVAVNRSILSERSQFFRRLFNLRNDGSVSEGKPKYLLTDLVPHGKVGYEAFNDTLHYIYTGKLKAPPPEVSACVDDACVHVSCPPTINYVIELMYASAALQMKKLVIRLELWLLNLVEKALVEDVIPILVAALHCQLNHLRSFCIQRIAKSNLDNVCLEKELPDEVSSEIKSLRVKSNQESEANIVEVDPMHAKIVRRIHKALDSDDVELLKLLLDVSSVTLDDAYALHYAAAYCNPKVFKEVLNMGSAGLNLKDARGQTVLHVAARRNEPEVMVTVLSKGACASETTSDGQTAVAICRRMTRLKDYLEATKQGQGTNKDRLCIDVLEREMRRNSMSENLAMPSEVMDDHFQAKLDYLENTVAFVRLFPSEARVAMEIAGADTATSLSALGQKGLSGNLKEIDLNETPSMQVKRRQLRLLTLLKTDFCCRYAYIISVLQNFQGVSNA; encoded by the exons ATGGTTCTTGATGGTATCATGGAAAATGCGAACGAAAAGTCAGCATCTTTGAGTTTTGTCTCATCAAATCCGACTTGTTGGTCCATTAATCAATCAACAGGCACTTGTGATCTTGATAATTTGAACTTAAGGAGGCAAAGCAGCAATCCTGAAGAGCCGTCCCTTGACGCTGAGATTGTTGTTGAGGGCAAATCAGTGGCGGTTAATCGCAGCATATTGTCTGAGCGCAGTCAATTTTTTCGTCGGCTTTTTAATTTGAGAAATGATGGTTCTGTCAGTGAGGGGAAACCCAAGTATCTTTTGACTGATTTGGTGCCTCATGGGAAGGTTGGATATGAAGCTTTCAATGATACCTTGCATTATATTTACACTGGGAAGCTTAAGGCACCTCCTCCAGAAGTGTCCGCGTGTGTTGATGATGCTTGTGTTCATGTTTCTTGCCCTCCTactattaattatgttattgaGTTGATGTATGCTTCTGCTGCTCTTCAGATGAAAAAACTCGTTATTCGTTTAGAG CTTTGGCTTCTGAACTTGGTTGAGAAGGCTCTTGTGGAAGATGTAATCCCAATTCTCGTGGCTGCCTTGCATTGCCAACTGAACCACCTCCGTTCTTTCTGCATCCAGAGAATTGCAAAGTCAAATCTTGACAATGTTTGTCTCGAGAAAGAGCTTCCTGATGAAGTTTCAAGTGAAATCAAATCACTCCGTGTCAAATCTAACCAGGAGTCTGAAGCTAATATAGTAGAAGTGGATCCTATGCATGCAAAAATAGTCAGAAGAATCCACAAGGCGCTGGACTCTGATGATGTTGAACTGTTGAAGCTTCTTCTGGATGTATCTAGTGTCACTCTGGATGATGCTTACGCTCTGCACTATGCTGCTGCCTACTGCAACCCTAAGGTTTTTAAGGAAGTGCTCAATATGGGCTCGGCTGGTCTCAATCTTAAGGATGCAAGAGGACAGACGGTCCTTCATGTGGCTGCAAGGCGTAATGAGCCAGAAGTGATGGTGACTGTGCTGAGCAAGGGAGCATGCGCATCAGAAACTACATCAGATGGGCAAACAGCTGTAGCAATCTGTCGGAGAATGACAAGGCTAAAGGATTATCTTGAAGCTACAAAGCAGGGGCAGGGAACTAACAAAGACCGGTTATGCATTGATGTCCTTgagagagagatgagaagGAACTCCATGTCTGAGAACTTGGCAATGCCATCAGAGGTGATGGATGATCATTTCCAAGCGAAGCTGGACTATCTAGAAAATACAG TGGCTTTTGTACGGTTGTTTCCTTCTGAAGCGAGAGTAGCTATGGAAATAGCAGGTGCAGATACCGCCACTAGCCTTTCAGCATTAGGTCAGAAAGGACTAAGTGGGAACTTAAAGGAGATTGATTTGAATGAAACGCCCTCTATGCAAGTCAAGAGACGCCAATTGAGACTGCTAACTCTGCTTAAAACAG ACTTTTGTTGCAGGTATGCCTACATAATCAGTGTCCTTCAAAACTTTCAAGGAGTTAGCAATGCCTAG
- the LOC102622086 gene encoding BTB/POZ domain and ankyrin repeat-containing protein NPR1-like isoform X2: protein MVLDGIMENANEKSASLSFVSSNPTCWSINQSTGTCDLDNLNLRRQSSNPEEPSLDAEIVVEGKSVAVNRSILSERSQFFRRLFNLRNDGSVSEGKPKYLLTDLVPHGKVGYEAFNDTLHYIYTGKLKAPPPEVSACVDDACVHVSCPPTINYVIELMYASAALQMKKLVIRLELWLLNLVEKALVEDVIPILVAALHCQLNHLRSFCIQRIAKSNLDNVCLEKELPDEVSSEIKSLRVKSNQESEANIVEVDPMHAKIVRRIHKALDSDDVELLKLLLDVSSVTLDDAYALHYAAAYCNPKVFKEVLNMGSAGLNLKDARGQTVLHVAARRNEPEVMVTVLSKGACASETTSDGQTAVAICRRMTRLKDYLEATKQGQGTNKDRLCIDVLEREMRRNSMSENLAMPSEVMDDHFQAKLDYLENTVAFVRLFPSEARVAMEIAGADTATSLSALGQKGLSGNLKEIDLNETPSMQAKRRQLRLLTLLKTVETGDRYFPHCSQVVNDFLDASLLEKSTLEEQKLKVDMQEALPKDVAYHRRSGLPSSWSAFYKYMAESNQSAFYKYLAESNRSGMSTSSAAEN, encoded by the exons ATGGTTCTTGATGGTATCATGGAAAATGCGAACGAAAAGTCAGCATCTTTGAGTTTTGTCTCATCAAATCCGACTTGTTGGTCCATTAATCAATCAACAGGCACTTGTGATCTTGATAATTTGAACTTAAGGAGGCAAAGCAGCAATCCTGAAGAGCCGTCCCTTGACGCTGAGATTGTTGTTGAGGGCAAATCAGTGGCGGTTAATCGCAGCATATTGTCTGAGCGCAGTCAATTTTTTCGTCGGCTTTTTAATTTGAGAAATGATGGTTCTGTCAGTGAGGGGAAACCCAAGTATCTTTTGACTGATTTGGTGCCTCATGGGAAGGTTGGATATGAAGCTTTCAATGATACCTTGCATTATATTTACACTGGGAAGCTTAAGGCACCTCCTCCAGAAGTGTCCGCGTGTGTTGATGATGCTTGTGTTCATGTTTCTTGCCCTCCTactattaattatgttattgaGTTGATGTATGCTTCTGCTGCTCTTCAGATGAAAAAACTCGTTATTCGTTTAGAG CTTTGGCTTCTGAACTTGGTTGAGAAGGCTCTTGTGGAAGATGTAATCCCAATTCTCGTGGCTGCCTTGCATTGCCAACTGAACCACCTCCGTTCTTTCTGCATCCAGAGAATTGCAAAGTCAAATCTTGACAATGTTTGTCTCGAGAAAGAGCTTCCTGATGAAGTTTCAAGTGAAATCAAATCACTCCGTGTCAAATCTAACCAGGAGTCTGAAGCTAATATAGTAGAAGTGGATCCTATGCATGCAAAAATAGTCAGAAGAATCCACAAGGCGCTGGACTCTGATGATGTTGAACTGTTGAAGCTTCTTCTGGATGTATCTAGTGTCACTCTGGATGATGCTTACGCTCTGCACTATGCTGCTGCCTACTGCAACCCTAAGGTTTTTAAGGAAGTGCTCAATATGGGCTCGGCTGGTCTCAATCTTAAGGATGCAAGAGGACAGACGGTCCTTCATGTGGCTGCAAGGCGTAATGAGCCAGAAGTGATGGTGACTGTGCTGAGCAAGGGAGCATGCGCATCAGAAACTACATCAGATGGGCAAACAGCTGTAGCAATCTGTCGGAGAATGACAAGGCTAAAGGATTATCTTGAAGCTACAAAGCAGGGGCAGGGAACTAACAAAGACCGGTTATGCATTGATGTCCTTgagagagagatgagaagGAACTCCATGTCTGAGAACTTGGCAATGCCATCAGAGGTGATGGATGATCATTTCCAAGCGAAGCTGGACTATCTAGAAAATACAG TGGCTTTTGTACGGTTGTTTCCTTCTGAAGCGAGAGTAGCTATGGAAATAGCAGGTGCAGATACCGCCACTAGCCTTTCAGCATTAG GTCAGAAAGGACTAAGTGGGAACTTAAAGGAGATTGATTTGAATGAAACGCCCTCTATGCAAGCCAAGAGACGCCAATTGAGACTGCTAACTCTGCTCAAAACAG TCGAGACGGGTGACCGCTACTTCCCTCATTGCTCACAAGTGGTTAATGACTTCTTGGATGCTTCCCTCCTAGAAAAGAGTACTCTTGAAGAGCAGAAACTTAAAGTAGACATGCAAGAGGCACTCCCCAAGGACGTGGCTTATCACCGTCGTTCAGGGCTGCCATCATCCTGGTCGGCATTTTACAAGTACATGGCTGAGAGCAATCAGTCGGCATTTTACAAGTACCTGGCTGAGAGCAATCGTTCAGGAATGTCGACATCCTCGGCAGCGGAAAACTAA
- the LOC102622086 gene encoding BTB/POZ domain and ankyrin repeat-containing protein NPR1-like isoform X1: MVLDGIMENANEKSASLSFVSSNPTCWSINQSTGTCDLDNLNLRRQSSNPEEPSLDAEIVVEGKSVAVNRSILSERSQFFRRLFNLRNDGSVSEGKPKYLLTDLVPHGKVGYEAFNDTLHYIYTGKLKAPPPEVSACVDDACVHVSCPPTINYVIELMYASAALQMKKLVIRLELWLLNLVEKALVEDVIPILVAALHCQLNHLRSFCIQRIAKSNLDNVCLEKELPDEVSSEIKSLRVKSNQESEANIVEVDPMHAKIVRRIHKALDSDDVELLKLLLDVSSVTLDDAYALHYAAAYCNPKVFKEVLNMGSAGLNLKDARGQTVLHVAARRNEPEVMVTVLSKGACASETTSDGQTAVAICRRMTRLKDYLEATKQGQGTNKDRLCIDVLEREMRRNSMSENLAMPSEVMDDHFQAKLDYLENTVAFVRLFPSEARVAMEIAGADTATSLSALGQKGLSGNLKEIDLNETPSMQVKRRQLRLLTLLKTVETGHLYFPHCSEVVVEFIDCYHCSEVVDEFLYCDWSDASLLEKGTPEEQILRRAYFMKLKEDMQEALCKDVAYHRHSGLPSSWSAFYKYLAAESNRSGMSIGIFGTWETKRI, encoded by the exons ATGGTTCTTGATGGTATCATGGAAAATGCGAACGAAAAGTCAGCATCTTTGAGTTTTGTCTCATCAAATCCGACTTGTTGGTCCATTAATCAATCAACAGGCACTTGTGATCTTGATAATTTGAACTTAAGGAGGCAAAGCAGCAATCCTGAAGAGCCGTCCCTTGACGCTGAGATTGTTGTTGAGGGCAAATCAGTGGCGGTTAATCGCAGCATATTGTCTGAGCGCAGTCAATTTTTTCGTCGGCTTTTTAATTTGAGAAATGATGGTTCTGTCAGTGAGGGGAAACCCAAGTATCTTTTGACTGATTTGGTGCCTCATGGGAAGGTTGGATATGAAGCTTTCAATGATACCTTGCATTATATTTACACTGGGAAGCTTAAGGCACCTCCTCCAGAAGTGTCCGCGTGTGTTGATGATGCTTGTGTTCATGTTTCTTGCCCTCCTactattaattatgttattgaGTTGATGTATGCTTCTGCTGCTCTTCAGATGAAAAAACTCGTTATTCGTTTAGAG CTTTGGCTTCTGAACTTGGTTGAGAAGGCTCTTGTGGAAGATGTAATCCCAATTCTCGTGGCTGCCTTGCATTGCCAACTGAACCACCTCCGTTCTTTCTGCATCCAGAGAATTGCAAAGTCAAATCTTGACAATGTTTGTCTCGAGAAAGAGCTTCCTGATGAAGTTTCAAGTGAAATCAAATCACTCCGTGTCAAATCTAACCAGGAGTCTGAAGCTAATATAGTAGAAGTGGATCCTATGCATGCAAAAATAGTCAGAAGAATCCACAAGGCGCTGGACTCTGATGATGTTGAACTGTTGAAGCTTCTTCTGGATGTATCTAGTGTCACTCTGGATGATGCTTACGCTCTGCACTATGCTGCTGCCTACTGCAACCCTAAGGTTTTTAAGGAAGTGCTCAATATGGGCTCGGCTGGTCTCAATCTTAAGGATGCAAGAGGACAGACGGTCCTTCATGTGGCTGCAAGGCGTAATGAGCCAGAAGTGATGGTGACTGTGCTGAGCAAGGGAGCATGCGCATCAGAAACTACATCAGATGGGCAAACAGCTGTAGCAATCTGTCGGAGAATGACAAGGCTAAAGGATTATCTTGAAGCTACAAAGCAGGGGCAGGGAACTAACAAAGACCGGTTATGCATTGATGTCCTTgagagagagatgagaagGAACTCCATGTCTGAGAACTTGGCAATGCCATCAGAGGTGATGGATGATCATTTCCAAGCGAAGCTGGACTATCTAGAAAATACAG TGGCTTTTGTACGGTTGTTTCCTTCTGAAGCGAGAGTAGCTATGGAAATAGCAGGTGCAGATACCGCCACTAGCCTTTCAGCATTAGGTCAGAAAGGACTAAGTGGGAACTTAAAGGAGATTGATTTGAATGAAACGCCCTCTATGCAAGTCAAGAGACGCCAATTGAGACTGCTAACTCTGCTTAAAACAG TCGAGACAGGTCACCTCTACTTCCCTCATTGCTCAGAAGTGGTTGTTGAGTTtattgattgctatcattgcTCAGAAGTGGTTGATGAGTTTTTGTATTGTGATTGGTCCGATGCTTCCCTCCTAGAAAAGGGTACTCCTGAAGAGCAGATACTCAGAAGGGCATACTTCATGAAACTTAAAGAAGACATGCAGGAGGCACTGTGCAAGGACGTGGCTTATCACCGTCATTCAGGGCTGCCATCATCCTGGTCGGCATTTTACAAGTACTTGGCGGCTGAGAGCAATCGTTCAGGTATGTCGATTGGTATATTTGGCACCTGGGAAACTAAAAGAATTTAG
- the LOC102622086 gene encoding BTB/POZ domain and ankyrin repeat-containing protein NPR1-like isoform X10: MVLDGIMENANEKSASLSFVSSNPTCWSINQSTGTCDLDNLNLRRQSSNPEEPSLDAEIVVEGKSVAVNRSILSERSQFFRRLFNLRNDGSVSEGKPKYLLTDLVPHGKVGYEAFNDTLHYIYTGKLKAPPPEVSACVDDACVHVSCPPTINYVIELMYASAALQMKKLVIRLELWLLNLVEKALVEDVIPILVAALHCQLNHLRSFCIQRIAKSNLDNVCLEKELPDEVSSEIKSLRVKSNQESEANIVEVDPMHAKIVRRIHKALDSDDVELLKLLLDVSSVTLDDAYALHYAAAYCNPKVFKEVLNMGSAGLNLKDARGQTVLHVAARRNEPEVMVTVLSKGACASETTSDGQTAVAICRRMTRLKDYLEATKQGQGTNKDRLCIDVLEREMRRNSMSENLAMPSEVMDDHFQAKLDYLENTVAFVRLFPSEARVAMEIAGADTATSLSALGQKGLSGNLKEIDLNETPSMQAKRRQLRLLTLLKTVRHLGPCYLETRLDCAMFSAARHLWIREA, from the exons ATGGTTCTTGATGGTATCATGGAAAATGCGAACGAAAAGTCAGCATCTTTGAGTTTTGTCTCATCAAATCCGACTTGTTGGTCCATTAATCAATCAACAGGCACTTGTGATCTTGATAATTTGAACTTAAGGAGGCAAAGCAGCAATCCTGAAGAGCCGTCCCTTGACGCTGAGATTGTTGTTGAGGGCAAATCAGTGGCGGTTAATCGCAGCATATTGTCTGAGCGCAGTCAATTTTTTCGTCGGCTTTTTAATTTGAGAAATGATGGTTCTGTCAGTGAGGGGAAACCCAAGTATCTTTTGACTGATTTGGTGCCTCATGGGAAGGTTGGATATGAAGCTTTCAATGATACCTTGCATTATATTTACACTGGGAAGCTTAAGGCACCTCCTCCAGAAGTGTCCGCGTGTGTTGATGATGCTTGTGTTCATGTTTCTTGCCCTCCTactattaattatgttattgaGTTGATGTATGCTTCTGCTGCTCTTCAGATGAAAAAACTCGTTATTCGTTTAGAG CTTTGGCTTCTGAACTTGGTTGAGAAGGCTCTTGTGGAAGATGTAATCCCAATTCTCGTGGCTGCCTTGCATTGCCAACTGAACCACCTCCGTTCTTTCTGCATCCAGAGAATTGCAAAGTCAAATCTTGACAATGTTTGTCTCGAGAAAGAGCTTCCTGATGAAGTTTCAAGTGAAATCAAATCACTCCGTGTCAAATCTAACCAGGAGTCTGAAGCTAATATAGTAGAAGTGGATCCTATGCATGCAAAAATAGTCAGAAGAATCCACAAGGCGCTGGACTCTGATGATGTTGAACTGTTGAAGCTTCTTCTGGATGTATCTAGTGTCACTCTGGATGATGCTTACGCTCTGCACTATGCTGCTGCCTACTGCAACCCTAAGGTTTTTAAGGAAGTGCTCAATATGGGCTCGGCTGGTCTCAATCTTAAGGATGCAAGAGGACAGACGGTCCTTCATGTGGCTGCAAGGCGTAATGAGCCAGAAGTGATGGTGACTGTGCTGAGCAAGGGAGCATGCGCATCAGAAACTACATCAGATGGGCAAACAGCTGTAGCAATCTGTCGGAGAATGACAAGGCTAAAGGATTATCTTGAAGCTACAAAGCAGGGGCAGGGAACTAACAAAGACCGGTTATGCATTGATGTCCTTgagagagagatgagaagGAACTCCATGTCTGAGAACTTGGCAATGCCATCAGAGGTGATGGATGATCATTTCCAAGCGAAGCTGGACTATCTAGAAAATACAG TGGCTTTTGTACGGTTGTTTCCTTCTGAAGCGAGAGTAGCTATGGAAATAGCAGGTGCAGATACCGCCACTAGCCTTTCAGCATTAG GTCAGAAAGGACTAAGTGGGAACTTAAAGGAGATTGATTTGAATGAAACGCCCTCTATGCAAGCCAAGAGACGCCAATTGAGACTGCTAACTCTGCTCAAAACAG TCAGACATCTGGGACCTTGTTATTTGGAGACAAGACTTGATTGTGCCATGTTTTCCGCAGCTAGACACCTATGGATAAGAGAAGCCTAA